The following nucleotide sequence is from Apium graveolens cultivar Ventura chromosome 4, ASM990537v1, whole genome shotgun sequence.
GAATACAAGTCTAAGATGGGATTGAATAATGTTAGTGGCGGTAATGAGAATGTGCATCAAGCAAATGATGGTCCGGTGCATCCTTCTTTAAGGTTGAGGCTCCAATTTGAGAGGTATAGTGGAATGGTCTTCCATAGTGTTGGTTGTTCGGATTTAGAAGAATATTTGAGTGAAAAACCGAAaacttttactgatgattttgACATATTAGGTTGGTGGAAGGTAAACTCATTGAGATTTCCCGTTTTGTCTCAAATGGCTCGGGATGTTTTGGCCATTCCTCTATCAACGGTGGCTTTTGAATCGGCTTTTAGCACGGATGGGAGAATTATTAATGATTTTAGGAGTTCTTTAACTCCTATAATGGTTCAAAGTCTTGTATGTGCTCAAGATTGGATGCGTGCAACAGCTAAAGTTATCAACGTTCAGTAGTCGCCCGATGATATGAGAGAACTTGAAAAAGGTATATAATCATTAAGagtaattataataatttatgttgGTATTAACTTTGATACTAatttgttttttaaaaaattattttgtagATATTAGCATGTTGGATATTCGAGCCGGACAAACTTCTCCAACAACTGCCAATTCAGGATGCCCTGTTCCCCTGTTTTTGCTCTATTTTTTTGTGTTTCTGACCTACTGCTACTACCTGCAGTTGGTTTTTTGAGCAGTCTGGAACCATCTGCAGTCCACTGCTATCTTTACATTTTATTATTAGAGCTGCACTGACTTGAACCTGATTAGAAGAAATTTCAACATGTATTGTTGTGTTGTTTTGAACTGCAGTatgcatttaatgaattttctgTAATTTGATGCATTTAAACTACATGAATTTTCTGCTTTATTTGTCTGTTTTCAAATTTCTTTAATTTTTTGCACTTAAGCTGcataaattttatgttttatttttcTAGTTTTCAAATTTCTGCATTTCAGCTATTTGTGCATTTTGCCATTACCAACACTAATTTCTGGTTTTGCTATTTTAGGTCTTTTATTTTGCTGATTGATCTGTGATCAGACATCCGCAATGTGTTGCTGACTCTATTTTGTGAATTTGTGAAAGTCTCGAGCGGTGGAGCCTGTGGAAACTGGAAAGCCTGGACCATAActttattttgttaattttataGACTTATTGCTAGCTAGTTGTAGACTTGCAGTTTTGCAAGATTCAATTAATTCAAATATGCAAACTTGCATGTGCTGAATGCCTGAAACCGAGACTTTTTGGCTTGTTTAATTAAGATATTCAATTAAGACTTGTTAGTTCTTAATGCTCCTCCTTTCATTTGTATAATTTGTATAGCGTGTTATTCGGCAAATTTGGAGCTGGAAGGATAGTTTGTTCACATATCAGTGATGCATGCATAAATTTTTCAGACATTCCAGTAGTTCAAAATTTGGATCAACTGTCTATgtaaaattcaatttttttttgtaattcgGTATTTCAATTCGGTTTTCGGTTTTAACCGAAATATTTAATTCGGTTCGGTAAATAACCGAAATTATTTCGGTTCAAGAATCAGTTAAAATTTTCCCCCTTATTCGGTATTCGGTAACCGAATAATATTTCGGTTCGGTTCCCGAATtaccgaatgctcagccctaaaTGTTACAATGAAATTATCGAGATGTGCATTTTAAATTCTAACTATTCTAAAAATTATGTAAATAATTTGTTTTAAacttttatattataatttttttactgtttttgaaaatttttgaaatgtaaataattaaaagaaaaattataaaaaagaaaATGTAAATAAATAATTGAGATAGAAGGAATATTagttataaaaattaaaattattaattttaaaattattttaataaattttggCGACTGACCTAACCCAATCTGACCCGACTTACATTTGTGTTGTGCCCAAGAGCGAGGAGGAGGGAGGTGGCTATTTTACAAAATGTTTTTACAAAATTTTAACATTGCACCGATTTGCGAAAACGGAGGGAGTTTTAGCAATATTAATACTATTATTAAAAAAAACAATATTACTACTACTATCTGAGCCATCAGTTTTATGACACGTTAAAACGCCCGAGTCGCGCTAAATCAACGGTGTGAGACATTGCCATGTCACCGATCCGCGTCCATCCTTGAAATCCAATCATATAAACTTTCCAAACAATATAAATAGAAAACACCCCCAAACACCTCCTCATCACAATTTCAAATCCCCCTTTCCTACCGCAATTAATCAAATTCCATAACCTCCCCAAAATTTTAAAGCAAATGGCTCCCAAGGCAGAGAAGAAACCGGCCGAGAAGAAGCCAGTCGCCGAGAAAGCCCCGGCCGAGAAGAAGCCCAAGGCCGGCAAGAAGCTCCCCAAGGAAGCCGGCGCAGGCGCAGTAgacaagaagaagaagaaaagcaaGAAGAGCGTGGAGACTTACAAGATTTATATCTTCAAGGTGCTCAAGCAAGTTCATCCTGATATAGGTATTTCCAGCAAGGCTATGGGAATCATGAACAGCTTCATCAACGACATTTTCGAGAAATTGGCTCAGGAATCTTCTAAGCTTGCCCGGTACAACAAGAAGCCTACCATTACTTCTCGGGAGATTCAGACTGCTGTAAGGCTTGTGCTTCCTGGTGAATTGGCTAAGCACGCTGTTTCCGAAGGCACCAAGGCCGTCACCAAGTTTACCAGCTCTTAAACTGTTTGATGTAATGTCTCAATGATGTTTTCTAAGTATTAGCAGCCTATAGGTCCCCTTTCATTTTGTTTGTCAATCATGAATCTGCTACTGATATGAATTAGTGTTTTGGTTCAATGAAATTATGTTTAGATTATATTTGTTAGTATTTTAACTTGTTAATTAAATCTGGTCTCCTTGCATCTAAATTTTTCGATCACATAATAAATTATGTAATTACTGTGTGTTGAGGAACTTGGGGTTTTTGGGAGCATTGTCATAGATTTGTTATAGGCTACATCTAAATAAAAGTGATTAATGTTGTGGGGATTATAAACGACAACCAGCAGTTTTCGTTTCATAGATATTGATTGATAGAACATTAGTGTTACTAAAGATAGTAGGATATGCTAATTGTACTCGAACTTTCTTAATAAATTTATCTAGGCAAGCATATGAAAAGAAGAAAATAGGATTCATATTAGCGTTTATATCTTTGCTCTATAATTTTACTTTGAAATTATACATGCGGTACTTAATTCTTTGAGCATCTGCATAGCTTCCgtccaatataagaattgattCACAGCGTCTTACGTGTTGGTGGAAGTTCAAAATGTCAATTATTCAAGTTGCTTATATTGATATTAGCCGCTACAGACTACGTGTGTGCTTTTCTTTTGTCCTCTGAATCCACCATGAAAAAGGAGTCCTAGTCAATATTCTCTGCACTTTGCACTTCTGACGTaccaataatattattattagtCTATATTTTTAGGAGATGATCTTCTTTGCTTAATTAGCCAACCTCCTCAAATGGGGTTGTTGTTCTTTATTTATAATAAGTCCCAAATGGGCTCAATCCTTACAATCtgggccttcttgggctttacatGATGTATTGTGATTATTCTAACTATAATCCCTTTGGGCCGACTTGTCCTGGTCCAACATTAGTCCCCCCCCTTGCTTTGCGCGATATCTTTAGATTTGCGTTTTCGTGCTCTCCACCTTTGCGCTTTGAATTCCGAGGTTTTTGTCTTGATACCTGAATAAAGTTAGTGGCAGGACGGGATAATGAAATGAAGGGAAAAATTAGTGAAAAAACGAATGAACGAAGCAAAAGAAAAATAGGAAATAACTGTTAATTCGAGATAGGAGTCAAATGTGTGTGTCCGAAAAAAGAAAGGAATTAAACGTAAtgcttttttttttttttttttttttttttttgaaggTATATATCCGCTCATGTGtgtttttgaatttatttttccagatttttttttgtttttgcaGGTTTCCGGGCTAACCTCTTCGGCTTCCTCTCCAGGTATCTAAAAGGGGATTGCAGCGCGTGCTGGGCTCGCACTGTAAGTCGTCTACTCTCTCTCTTTATTGCTTTTCCTTTTTATCTGCGGGTCGGTCGTGTTTATAGTTTACCGGTTTATAATGGCCGACTTTCCTTCGTCGTCGTCGTCGCATAGTGCCGCCAACCGGGATCCCGGGAAGCGACCGTTAGAAGAGGGTGACGAGGAGTCTGTTTTGAACTTGGATAATTTAGAGATCCCGGACCTAGGTCAGTGTGGATCTTTCGATTTCTTAGGAAGCGATGAGTTTTTGAGGGAGGTGCCTCCAGGTCCTATGCCTTCCCCACCTTTAAGTCCTCGTACCCTGGAACTTAGGAATAGAACGGTCGAGGAAAGTCTTCGATTGGGTAGGATCGAATTTGAGAGCAAACCTAGTTTAAACTATCTTAGTTATTACATCACTGTCGACCCCCCTGTGAGTAAGTTGGAGAAGTACATCGACTTGTCTAACGGCTACCGGTATCGAGTGCCGACAGCAGATGAAAGGGTTTGGATGATGCCCGAGTTCGGGATGCATGGGGTTGCGATGATAATGTTTCAGTTTGGTCTTCGTTTGCCCATGCATCCGTTCTTCCTGACGATGTATGAGGCTATCGGATGTGGTCTAGGGCAGCTGACTCCAAATTCTGTTGCTCAGTTAAGTGGTTTCGTGGCGCTGTGTTGTGATAAGGGTCGATCACCGActttgaaattgtttttctctaTTTATGGTGTGCGGTACTATGGTGGTCAAGTATATTTCGACTCCCGACATCGACGGATGAAGATTGTTAGTGTTAGGTCATCGAATTCTGGTTATCACTCGCAATGGTTGTACGTCGGGGGTCCTGACTTGGAATTTGTAAAGCCTTGCGGGAAAATTAGTCAGGGCAcgattgattatttaaataacatgGAGAAGCATGATACTGTCTACCTCGATGAGTTTCATGGGTCGAGGACATGGTATACGCACTTAGATTTGAAGGACTCTGGATTTTTAGGGATGCACGACTGTAAGGGGGATATATTAATTGTTATTGCCCTTATTTTGCTTACGTATTTAGTTTTTGTACTTGTCATTTTCGGCTCTTGCTTATTTTAAATTTCGTAAGTGTTTATATATAGGAAGGCTGACTTATTGTTTTGTTTGTTTCTTTGTAGTGGAAGGCGCCTCACTTAAAAAAGTTTTAGACGGAGGGATTCGAGGGGGAATGGACAAGGCAATGATGTTGTTATTGCAGCGTGCTGCGAGGAAGCCTGTTGATGCGGCCAGGGCTGGACCGTCGGGGGTTCCTCATTCAGTTTCAATTGAATTGCTTGATGACCAGGGAAACAAGGTAATTGAAGATAATGAGAGGGTTGTTTCAGATCTTGTCCGTGTGGAGGGCAACCCTCGAAAGCGGTTTCGGAGGGAGGACGATGAAGTGGCTGTTGGAGGCCGGGGGTTCGAGGGTGTGAACAAAGATGTGGCCACTGCCGGGGAAAGGGTTTATGGGAAGACCGTCGACCCTCGGTCGAAGAAAGAGGTGGTGAGGGTCGAGATCCAGCCCACGGAGCGATGGACGGGGGGGTCAACTGTGCCCTTGAGGGCACTTAACCTCTTTAACTTACCTCAGGACTTGGTTGCTTATGATGGGAGGAAGCGTGAGGACCTTGTTGATCGATGTAAGAGCCGGGCTGGGAGGGTACGTTCATTCCCCTCTCTTTTTTAATGTGCACGTTTCTTTGTTTTCATGTTCGGTCATGGTCGTTTATAGTCGTAGTTGCCGACCCTGTTTTAATGTCCCCCccttcttcctttttttttttttttttttttttttttgttgcAGTTTCTTTCCGATTTTATGCATATACTGGAGGATTACAAGGCTGATGTTGATGGTGAGGCTTGTTCCAAGCTCGAGGCTGAAGTTGCTGCCTTGAAGGGGGAAAAGAAGAAGATTGCGGTGGGTTTTGCGGAACTCGAGCACAGGGTGGCTGATTTGACTAAGGCGAATTCCGCACTGTCTAAAAAGGTTGCTGAGATGGGGGCTACGGAGCAGGTGTCGAGTGGGAGGATACAGGAGCTGGAGGGTCGACTGCTCGAGGTGGAAAGGGAGCTTGAAGAGGAAAAAGGGAAGCGCCAAGGCTTGCTTCGACAGGTCGAAGGAATGGAAGTTTCCTACAAGTTGATCGTGCAAGAAAATGCGGATCTGAAGACAGAGGTAGAGAAAGCCGTTGAAGATATCGCTGGCGCTCTGGGCGACGGTTATGGACGATGCCTTCAACGGGTGGAAGAGGCTGGTTTTGCCATCGAGGGTCATGCCTTTGATGATTATCTTCGTGACCTGGCATCGAAGGGTGGTAACGCGTGAAGGCAGGGTATGCCCTGCGATTTTTGTAATCGTATTTGAACATTTTTTAAGTGTTTAAGAGCTTTATTGATACCAACATCATGGGGGTCCCAGAACTTGAGAAGTGTATTAAACATTGTGGTCCTGGATTTGTAAGAAGTATAAGGTATGCGATCTATTGTTTAAGCTTATTTCTATGATGTAAGCAGTTACGTATTGGCTGGTTTTGCTATCTATTTGTCTCGAGTTTGAAACATTAAGTCGTTTGTTAGCTTCGTAGTCGAGTGTTTACATTATGAGAGAGATTTTATTGACCAGACCGTCGACGTGAAGTGGTTGTATAAACACTTGTTTAGAAATGAAtgattatttttaattaagtaaGGAGCGAAGGAATTAAAAAGTCTGTGCTTTTTCCAAGTTAAATAAATTTGTTCATCATAACATCGTGGCGACCCCTATTACATCGAGGGTTTGTTTTTGAAATGGCATTTTACTGCCTCAAGATAACAAGTTACAACTGAGATTAAATTACTGATAGAACTTTTTGAGGTGGATTCCATTCCAAGTATTTTTGATGGGTTTCCCGTCGAGGTGAGCAAGCTCATAGGTCCCCGAGCTTACAAGTCTCGAGATCTGATAAGGGCCTTCCCAAGCTGGTTTGAATTTTCCTGAGACAGTGGGTTGTGACGCTGCGGAATCTCTTAAGACAAGGTCGTTAACCTTGAAGTCTCTGGGTTTGACTTTTTTGTTGAAGTACCTTGCAGTTTTTTCTTGTTGGGCTACCATCCGCATTCGGGCTTCTTCCCTTGTTTCTTCTAACAGATCATTGTGAAGGCGAAGTCCGACGAGAGATAAAGCGGGATCGAATACGTCGATCCGTGGTGAGCTGAGACTTATCTCGACAGGTATGACAGCGTCGACTCCATATGCAAGTCGAAAGGGAGTTTCGCCCGTCGCACTTCGGGGAGTTGTCCTATACGACCACAATACATTCGGAAGTTCGTCGACCCAACATCGGGGtatttcttcaattcttttcTTCAGGCCTTGTAGGATGGTTCTATTTGTTACCTCTGCTAGTCCATTTGCTTGGGGGTATGCTACAGATGCTTTGATGTGCT
It contains:
- the LOC141718655 gene encoding zinc finger BED domain-containing protein RICESLEEPER 2-like yields the protein MGNDLDETLSKMFDEYKSKMGLNNVSGGNENVHQANDGPVHPSLRLRLQFERYSGMVFHSVGCSDLEEYLSEKPKTFTDDFDILGWWKVNSLRFPVLSQMARDVLAIPLSTVAFESAFSTDGRIINDFRSSLTPIMVQSLVCAQDWMRATAKVINVQ
- the LOC141718089 gene encoding histone H2B — translated: MAPKAEKKPAEKKPVAEKAPAEKKPKAGKKLPKEAGAGAVDKKKKKSKKSVETYKIYIFKVLKQVHPDIGISSKAMGIMNSFINDIFEKLAQESSKLARYNKKPTITSREIQTAVRLVLPGELAKHAVSEGTKAVTKFTSS
- the LOC141718090 gene encoding uncharacterized protein LOC141718090, producing the protein MDKAMMLLLQRAARKPVDAARAGPSGVPHSVSIELLDDQGNKVIEDNERVVSDLVRVEGNPRKRFRREDDEVAVGGRGFEGVNKDVATAGERVYGKTVDPRSKKEVVRVEIQPTERWTGGSTVPLRALNLFNLPQDLVAYDGRKREDLVDRCKSRAGRFLSDFMHILEDYKADVDGEACSKLEAEVAALKGEKKKIAVGFAELEHRVADLTKANSALSKKVAEMGATEQVSSGRIQELEGRLLEVERELEEEKGKRQGLLRQVEGMEVSYKLIVQENADLKTEVEKAVEDIAGALGDGYGRCLQRVEEAGFAIEGHAFDDYLRDLASKGGNA